A genomic stretch from Triticum urartu cultivar G1812 unplaced genomic scaffold, Tu2.1 TuUngrouped_contig_8322, whole genome shotgun sequence includes:
- the LOC125531893 gene encoding uncharacterized protein LOC125531893 — protein sequence MAAAAFSIRDYAASMRCKTGAEGLLLLGIEDLPPLRAPRCRWWADELASAVAAAAGAASPRRAPGKAKPTKKRSISDLFAAAPPLAAPPAGDAGCKEQTEVDDDEALCAIARRAKEEKKRKRKLQEEEAGQKEETAAVAAAPESSGGREPKGNFAASKVRGPAQPKFSLSANAMILPATYFYLFYLVRIDGTIGSGLD from the coding sequence GGATTACGCGGCGAGCATGAGGTGCAAGACAGGGGCGGAGGGGCTGCTTCTCTTGGGAATCGAGGATCTCCCGCCTCTCAGGGCGCCGAGGTGCCGGTGGTGGGCGGACGAACTCGCCTCCGCCGTGGCTGCCGCAGCTGGGGCGGCGTCCCCGAGGAGGGCGCCAGGGAAGGCGAAGCCGACGAAGAAGCGGTCCATCTCCGACCTCTTCGCCGCGGCGCCCCCCTTGGCCGCGCCCCCCGCCGGTGATGCCGGATGCAAAGAGCAAacggaggtggacgacgacgaggcgcTGTGCGCGATCGCGAGGCGGGCCAAGGAGGAGAAGAAACGGAAGAGAAAGCTGCAAGAAGAGGAGGCGGGGCAGAAGGAGGAGACGGCGGCAGTTGCTGCCGCGCCGGAGAGCAGCGGAGGCCGGGAGCCCAAGGGGAATTTCGCTGCCAGCAAGGTACGTGGTCCAGCCCAACCCAAGTTTTCTCTGTCTGCCAATGCAATGATATTGCCTGCCACGTATTTTTACCTTTTTTATCTCGTAAGAATTGATGGAACGATTGGTTCCGGTCTTGATTGA